A window of Campylobacter ureolyticus contains these coding sequences:
- a CDS encoding heat shock protein transcriptional repressor HspR: MMQSYDEPVYMISVVAKILDIHPQTLRQYEREGLIEPDRTKGKMRLYSQNDVDRIKMILRLTRDLGLNLAGVDVVFRLKEQIDEYEEMIEDLKKEIDKFSNTGTKRYLEKRRTGFDLIFVDDKKRN, encoded by the coding sequence ATTATGCAAAGCTATGATGAGCCAGTTTATATGATAAGTGTAGTTGCTAAAATTTTAGATATTCATCCTCAGACACTAAGACAGTATGAAAGAGAAGGATTGATCGAGCCAGATAGAACAAAAGGCAAGATGAGACTTTATTCTCAAAATGATGTTGATAGAATTAAGATGATTTTAAGATTAACTAGAGATTTGGGTTTAAATTTGGCAGGAGTTGATGTTGTTTTTAGACTAAAAGAACAAATCGATGAATATGAAGAAATGATAGAAGATCTAAAAAAAGAGATTGATAAATTTTCAAATACAGGAACAAAAAGATACTTAGAAAAAAGACGAACTGGATTTGACTTAATTTTTGTAGATGATAAAAAAAGAAATTAA